One Virgibacillus proomii DNA window includes the following coding sequences:
- a CDS encoding cyclic-phosphate processing receiver domain-containing protein, protein MAQHLSDDLRDIPIGFKGARTIEHAISIMEQNTVHMLSLDHDLGVDEEGDLLPTGYDLVKYMCENGLRANRIYIHTDNVVGRENMYQTLLAARRRGFIDNDIEIYRYSITVNRYTES, encoded by the coding sequence ATGGCTCAACATTTATCTGATGATCTACGAGACATACCTATAGGTTTTAAAGGGGCAAGAACAATAGAACATGCTATCTCCATAATGGAACAAAACACTGTCCATATGCTTTCTCTAGACCATGACTTAGGAGTAGATGAAGAGGGAGATCTTTTACCAACTGGATACGATTTGGTTAAGTATATGTGTGAGAATGGATTAAGAGCAAACAGGATCTATATACATACAGACAATGTTGTGGGGCGAGAAAATATGTATCAAACGTTGTTGGCTGCAAGAAGGCGAGGATTTATTGACAACGATATTGAAATCTATCGGTATTCAATCACAGTCAATAGATATACAGAGAGCTAA
- a CDS encoding ankyrin repeat domain-containing protein: MNYFKLLQNNDIEALGKYLNKHDANEEIQGQSLLYWSVYMGNMEFTKLLIESGADVNREDKLGRTPLEISSYFGFTEVAELLLKHDAKVISTCMDRAYFGWDRNVQSDVLDLFQKYGWLNIYLMIYETYL; encoded by the coding sequence ATGAACTACTTTAAGTTGTTACAAAATAATGATATCGAAGCACTGGGGAAGTATTTGAATAAACATGATGCCAATGAAGAGATTCAAGGACAGAGTTTACTTTATTGGTCTGTATACATGGGGAACATGGAATTTACGAAGCTATTAATTGAAAGTGGTGCAGATGTAAACAGAGAAGATAAATTGGGTAGAACACCTCTTGAAATTTCCTCGTACTTTGGGTTTACGGAAGTTGCTGAGCTTTTATTAAAACATGATGCCAAAGTCATTTCTACATGTATGGATCGTGCTTATTTCGGTTGGGATCGAAATGTTCAATCAGATGTTTTAGATCTGTTTCAAAAGTATGGATGGCTCAACATTTATCTGATGATCTACGAGACATACCTATAG
- a CDS encoding DUF1385 domain-containing protein, with translation MKIYGGKAGFNSVSFTGERYRSVARLKGGKIITVTERKKEDLKIIKVLSKVPFVRSFNLIVETVIESWKLFLFVTIVLLLMRVFFNEKTSVGLLYLIPSNRLVLLCSVLIIAGLIIKLSSVSKYHAAEHMCANTYDKSLNLTLDYIKNQSRVHKDCGTNLIISFFICFVILFLVFGDTPWLILVAWSIGYELWRSEPKVIWSLILIIGKITQYVLYTSKPNEKHLLVAIAALRELEKEEIRGNIET, from the coding sequence TTGAAGATATATGGAGGTAAAGCAGGATTTAATTCTGTAAGTTTTACAGGGGAAAGGTACCGATCGGTAGCACGATTAAAGGGGGGAAAAATCATAACAGTAACTGAACGTAAGAAAGAAGACTTGAAAATAATTAAAGTTCTATCTAAAGTACCTTTCGTTCGCTCATTTAATTTGATAGTCGAGACGGTAATTGAGTCTTGGAAGTTATTTTTATTTGTGACGATTGTATTGCTATTGATGCGAGTGTTTTTCAATGAAAAAACCAGTGTTGGTCTATTGTACCTCATCCCAAGCAATAGATTGGTACTGTTATGTAGCGTACTCATTATAGCAGGTTTAATTATTAAGCTAAGTTCCGTGAGTAAGTATCACGCTGCGGAACACATGTGTGCTAATACTTATGATAAGAGTCTAAATCTAACATTAGATTATATAAAGAATCAATCGAGGGTACATAAAGATTGTGGAACAAATCTAATCATTTCTTTCTTCATATGTTTCGTTATTCTATTTTTAGTTTTTGGAGATACTCCTTGGTTGATTCTAGTAGCATGGAGTATAGGCTATGAGCTTTGGAGAAGTGAACCAAAAGTAATTTGGAGCCTCATATTAATAATTGGCAAAATTACACAATATGTCCTCTACACATCAAAGCCTAATGAAAAACATTTATTGGTTGCAATAGCGGCACTTAGAGAACTAGAAAAGGAAGAAATCAGGGGAAATATTGAAACTTGA
- a CDS encoding helix-turn-helix domain-containing protein, whose amino-acid sequence MSNKHGLKNMEFGIYIRELREKRGLTLAQVAERLDLSINYVSQLERNLRKPTDKLVIEFSQLYKVDQDILFRKSGQIPLRVRKVINRNTNLQKSLSFVDKRNLSQEVEKQIVIRIHRMIAEFFNVDESDILSK is encoded by the coding sequence ATGAGTAATAAACACGGTTTAAAAAATATGGAATTTGGAATTTATATACGGGAATTAAGAGAAAAAAGAGGTTTAACTCTTGCCCAGGTAGCTGAGAGATTGGATCTTTCGATAAATTATGTCTCACAACTTGAAAGAAATCTTCGAAAACCCACAGATAAGTTAGTTATAGAGTTTTCCCAACTTTATAAAGTAGATCAAGATATTTTATTTAGAAAATCAGGTCAAATCCCGTTGCGAGTAAGAAAAGTGATCAACAGAAATACAAATCTGCAAAAATCTCTTTCTTTTGTTGATAAAAGGAACCTATCACAGGAGGTTGAGAAGCAAATAGTGATTAGGATTCACCGAATGATTGCAGAATTTTTTAATGTAGATGAAAGTGATATTTTAAGTAAATAA
- a CDS encoding LAGLIDADG family homing endonuclease: MNKGYMTIIWTRTLVESKMGDGDGYKLMEIIRGKKATHFIINCPNEIHPPQEISTRTFSRRIEKGEKLCDICTGRKHHNFNKIMPKEKLYKLYVVKNMSSAKIAESLGKEVTRQHINYLLRKYGIPRKQKHQNRKRPLQEKISKDDLYYLYIIEQKSQAEIAKEYNVNSRSISYLMSIYGIKSRGKTEANKIRSLRESKVNLSFFLTFSSSFFYVLGVLLTDGWRSGNKIGIEMADKDVIEHVAKVIGYTGAITIRKPRQGGKVNGKKIHGRKKMYGIQFQNYMVAQILNKWGLVEGKSKTLSFPKIPKEFIGDFLRGVFDGDGSVIIQQQKNSKGVYKTKQFRLVFYTASLDFRDALCEYLRKEYGITGGTGFEEESGKYYLSVGNKESVYLLCHLLYNQNNTFGMRRKKEKVLYILKYQKQDNPPKYRRFSKDEVKLIKSHLSQGIAVGKIATDMGCSRSAIYSIKIGRTHKDISL, encoded by the coding sequence ATGAATAAAGGATATATGACTATTATATGGACACGGACATTGGTTGAAAGCAAAATGGGCGATGGCGATGGGTACAAACTTATGGAAATTATTAGGGGTAAGAAGGCTACTCATTTTATTATTAACTGCCCAAACGAAATACACCCTCCACAAGAAATTAGTACAAGAACTTTCTCTAGGAGAATAGAAAAAGGGGAAAAGTTATGTGATATATGTACTGGTAGAAAACATCACAATTTCAATAAGATCATGCCGAAGGAAAAGCTATATAAGTTGTATGTGGTAAAAAATATGAGTAGTGCAAAAATTGCCGAATCATTAGGAAAGGAAGTAACCAGGCAACATATTAATTATCTATTAAGAAAGTACGGCATCCCAAGAAAGCAGAAACATCAAAATAGAAAGAGGCCACTTCAAGAAAAAATTTCAAAGGATGACCTTTATTATCTTTATATAATAGAGCAAAAGAGCCAAGCAGAAATAGCAAAAGAATACAATGTTAACTCTAGGAGTATTAGTTATTTAATGAGTATTTATGGAATTAAATCAAGAGGTAAAACAGAGGCCAATAAAATTAGAAGTCTTAGAGAATCTAAGGTAAATTTGAGTTTTTTTCTAACATTTTCTTCCTCCTTTTTCTATGTGTTAGGTGTATTACTAACTGATGGATGGAGGTCAGGAAATAAAATAGGAATTGAAATGGCTGATAAGGATGTAATTGAACATGTAGCGAAGGTGATAGGTTATACTGGTGCAATTACAATTAGAAAACCAAGACAAGGCGGAAAGGTGAATGGCAAAAAGATTCATGGAAGAAAGAAAATGTATGGTATTCAATTTCAAAATTACATGGTTGCACAAATACTGAATAAGTGGGGATTAGTTGAGGGGAAATCCAAGACTTTATCTTTTCCTAAGATCCCTAAAGAGTTTATAGGAGACTTTTTAAGGGGGGTATTTGATGGTGATGGTTCGGTAATCATTCAACAACAAAAAAATAGTAAGGGAGTTTATAAAACTAAGCAATTTAGATTAGTTTTTTATACTGCATCCCTTGATTTTAGAGATGCTCTATGTGAATACTTGAGAAAGGAATATGGCATTACTGGTGGTACTGGGTTTGAAGAGGAAAGTGGTAAGTATTATTTATCTGTAGGAAATAAAGAGAGTGTTTACCTTCTGTGTCATCTTTTGTACAACCAAAATAATACCTTTGGTATGCGGAGAAAAAAAGAGAAAGTACTGTATATACTAAAATACCAAAAGCAGGATAATCCCCCTAAATATAGAAGGTTTTCGAAAGATGAAGTAAAATTAATAAAATCTCATTTATCGCAGGGAATAGCAGTAGGAAAAATTGCTACAGATATGGGCTGCTCGAGATCTGCAATATACTCAATTAAAATTGGAAGAACCCATAAAGATATAAGTCTTTAA
- the ant(9) gene encoding aminoglycoside nucleotidyltransferase ANT(9), giving the protein MYSLSNKKIPAQAIKALKIVEELLGSSIIGVYLFGSAVKGGLRINSDVDVLVLVNNSLLEVTRKKLTDRLMLISGKIGNTDSLRPLELTVINHSDVVPWKYPPKKEFIYGEWLRGEFEKGQIQGPSYDPDLAIVLAQARKYSISLFGPDASNILAPVPLTDIRRAIKDSLPELIEEIKDDERNVILTLARMWQTVTTGEISPKDVAAKWAIPLLPKEHSNLMDIAGKSYRGECIDKWEGLESEVIALINYMKNAVNSHLNN; this is encoded by the coding sequence ATGTACAGTTTGAGTAACAAAAAAATTCCAGCACAAGCAATTAAAGCATTAAAAATTGTGGAGGAGTTACTCGGAAGTTCGATAATCGGAGTATATTTATTTGGTTCAGCAGTAAAAGGAGGCTTACGCATCAACAGTGATGTTGATGTCCTAGTACTAGTGAATAATAGTTTACTTGAAGTAACTCGAAAAAAACTAACTGACAGACTAATGCTTATATCTGGAAAGATAGGAAATACAGATTCATTGAGACCTCTTGAACTCACGGTTATCAACCATAGCGATGTTGTACCTTGGAAATATCCACCAAAAAAAGAATTTATCTACGGTGAGTGGCTCAGAGGTGAGTTTGAGAAAGGACAAATTCAGGGACCAAGTTATGATCCCGATTTGGCAATTGTTTTAGCACAGGCAAGAAAGTATAGCATTTCCCTATTTGGTCCTGATGCTTCAAATATACTTGCTCCTGTGCCTTTGACAGATATTCGAAGAGCAATTAAGGATTCTTTGCCAGAGTTGATTGAGGAAATCAAAGATGATGAGCGTAATGTAATTTTAACCCTAGCTCGGATGTGGCAGACGGTAACTACTGGTGAAATTTCTCCAAAAGATGTGGCTGCAAAATGGGCTATACCTCTTTTGCCAAAAGAGCATTCGAATTTAATGGATATAGCAGGAAAATCCTATCGAGGAGAGTGTATTGATAAGTGGGAAGGACTAGAGAGCGAGGTAATAGCACTCATTAATTACATGAAAAACGCCGTGAATTCTCATCTTAATAACTGA
- the rlmD gene encoding 23S rRNA (uracil(1939)-C(5))-methyltransferase RlmD, translating into MAKRVVPVKKNETVTLTFEDLTHEGNGIAKIDGYPLFVPNALPGEKALVKVVKVNKNFGYGKLLQIEKQSSERVEPPCNVYYKCGGCQLQHMSYDMQLEMKRNQVKNVMRKIAHLDDVSVLPTLGMRDPWRYRNKVQIPVGEKKGELITGFYQKRSHRIIEDMNTCVIQDEVNDRMVEAVRRIAERLGIQAYNEKKHSGVLRHIMVRTGRETNDTMIVIVTRTEKLSQQDKLIKELTETYPHVKSVVHNVNKERTNVILGKETKVIWGDAYIYDTIGDIRFAISAKSFYQVNPQQTKVLYEKALEYANIGANDVVIDAYCGIGTISLFLARQAKKVYGIEVVPEAIHDAKINAKLNGITNVEFIVGKAEKVMPRWKAQGLQPDVIVVDPPRKGCEIDFLQAMIEMEPNRIVYVSCNPSTLARDLKILDEGGYETKEIQPVDMFPQTNHVECVSLLQREL; encoded by the coding sequence ATGGCAAAAAGAGTAGTACCAGTAAAAAAGAATGAAACAGTAACACTTACTTTTGAAGATTTGACCCATGAAGGTAACGGCATTGCAAAAATAGACGGCTATCCATTATTTGTCCCAAATGCTTTGCCGGGTGAAAAAGCATTGGTTAAAGTCGTTAAAGTAAATAAAAACTTCGGCTATGGCAAGCTCTTGCAAATAGAGAAGCAAAGTTCGGAGCGTGTAGAGCCACCGTGTAATGTGTATTATAAATGCGGTGGCTGTCAATTACAGCATATGAGCTATGATATGCAGCTTGAGATGAAACGAAATCAAGTGAAAAATGTCATGCGGAAGATTGCGCATCTAGATGATGTCTCTGTTTTGCCAACACTAGGGATGAGAGATCCTTGGCGTTATCGTAACAAAGTACAAATTCCAGTAGGCGAAAAGAAAGGCGAACTAATTACTGGATTTTACCAAAAAAGAAGTCACCGTATTATTGAAGATATGAATACTTGTGTTATTCAAGATGAGGTAAATGATCGGATGGTAGAGGCTGTACGGCGAATTGCTGAACGTTTAGGTATACAAGCATATAATGAGAAGAAACATAGCGGTGTTCTGCGTCATATTATGGTGCGTACAGGTAGAGAAACAAATGATACGATGATTGTAATTGTAACCCGAACGGAAAAACTGTCTCAGCAAGATAAGCTAATTAAAGAATTAACCGAAACATACCCTCATGTTAAATCTGTTGTTCATAATGTTAACAAAGAAAGGACGAATGTTATTTTAGGAAAGGAAACAAAGGTTATCTGGGGGGACGCCTACATCTACGATACGATTGGTGATATTCGTTTCGCCATTTCGGCAAAATCCTTTTATCAGGTCAACCCGCAACAAACAAAGGTATTATATGAAAAGGCATTGGAATATGCAAATATTGGAGCAAATGATGTAGTAATTGATGCCTATTGCGGGATTGGCACTATTTCATTGTTTTTGGCTCGACAAGCAAAAAAAGTATATGGTATTGAAGTCGTTCCGGAAGCGATTCACGATGCGAAAATAAATGCAAAGCTCAACGGTATTACGAATGTAGAGTTTATTGTTGGAAAAGCTGAAAAAGTTATGCCACGGTGGAAAGCTCAAGGACTTCAGCCGGATGTTATTGTCGTTGATCCTCCGCGTAAAGGTTGCGAAATAGATTTTCTTCAAGCCATGATTGAAATGGAACCAAATCGGATTGTATATGTTTCCTGCAATCCTTCTACACTAGCACGCGATTTAAAAATACTTGATGAAGGCGGCTATGAAACAAAGGAAATACAGCCAGTTGATATGTTTCCTCAGACGAATCATGTGGAGTGTGTATCGTTGCTACAAAGAGAATTGTAG
- a CDS encoding diacylglycerol kinase, producing the protein MKKARIIYNPTSGREAFRKELPVVLEKLEVAGYETSAHATTCEGDATTAARLAIERGHDLVIAAGGDGTINEVINGLAEQNHRPKLGIIPVGTTNDFARALRIPRDIQKAVDVIIEGKTMFLDIGKVNNHYFMNIAGGGKLTELTYEVPSKLKTMLGQLAYYMKGIEMLPSLKPTRAKIEYDGKVVDEDIMLFLISNSNSVGGFEKLAPDADMQDGYFDLIILRKTNLAEFIRIATLALRGAHLEDKHVIYDKAKYIKVTTDEKMQLNIDGEYGGLLPGEFVNLQQHIEFFVPTEFIEKR; encoded by the coding sequence ATGAAGAAAGCACGTATTATCTATAACCCTACATCTGGGAGAGAAGCCTTTAGAAAAGAATTACCAGTTGTTTTAGAAAAGCTTGAAGTAGCTGGATATGAAACTTCTGCTCATGCAACAACTTGCGAGGGGGATGCTACCACTGCTGCAAGATTAGCGATTGAGAGGGGACATGATCTTGTTATTGCTGCTGGTGGTGATGGTACCATAAATGAGGTAATTAATGGCCTTGCTGAGCAAAATCACCGACCAAAGTTGGGCATCATCCCTGTGGGAACGACAAATGATTTTGCGAGAGCTTTACGGATTCCAAGAGATATTCAAAAAGCTGTAGATGTTATTATCGAAGGCAAAACAATGTTTTTAGATATTGGAAAAGTAAACAACCATTATTTTATGAATATAGCCGGTGGAGGTAAGTTAACCGAGCTGACTTATGAAGTGCCTAGCAAATTAAAAACCATGTTGGGACAGCTCGCTTATTATATGAAAGGTATTGAAATGCTGCCTTCTTTAAAACCGACAAGAGCCAAAATAGAATATGACGGAAAAGTAGTAGACGAGGATATTATGCTTTTTCTTATTTCTAATTCAAATTCTGTTGGAGGGTTTGAAAAGCTTGCTCCTGATGCAGATATGCAGGATGGTTATTTTGATTTAATTATTCTACGAAAAACGAATTTGGCTGAGTTTATTCGAATTGCGACGCTTGCTTTACGAGGAGCACATTTAGAGGATAAACATGTCATTTATGACAAGGCAAAGTATATTAAGGTGACTACGGATGAAAAGATGCAATTAAATATAGATGGAGAATATGGTGGTCTGCTTCCAGGCGAATTTGTCAATCTGCAACAACATATTGAATTTTTTGTTCCAACTGAATTCATTGAAAAAAGGTAA
- the gatB gene encoding Asp-tRNA(Asn)/Glu-tRNA(Gln) amidotransferase subunit GatB, translating to MNFETIIGLEVHVELKTKSKIFSPSVNAFGTAPNTNVNPIDLGYPGVLPVLNEEAVNFAMKAAMALNCEIATHTKFDRKNYFYPDNPKAYQISQFDQPIGENGWIEIEVHGKKKRIGITRLHLEEDAGKLTHGDDGYSLIDFNRQGAPLIEIVSEPDMRSPEEAYAYLEKLKNIIHYTGVSDVKMEEGSLRCDANISLRPIGQKEFGTKTELKNLNSFSYVQKGLEFEEKRQEKILLSGGEILQETRRYDERTKETLLMRVKEGSDDYRYFPEPDLVPLYIDDAWKERIRQEIPELPDARKQRYMEEIGLPEYDATVITNSKQMADFFEEAITHDVDIKQVSNWLMGELSAYMNKHYKELDDLAITPEALSKMIKLIDDGTISSKIAKKVFAELVKKGGDPEKIVKEKGLVQISDEGQLKEIISKVLDENEQSIIDFKNGKKKAVGFLVGQVMKATKGQANPPMVNKILLEEINKR from the coding sequence ATGAATTTCGAAACAATTATTGGCTTAGAGGTACATGTTGAATTAAAAACAAAATCAAAAATATTTAGCCCTAGCGTGAATGCGTTCGGGACAGCACCAAATACGAATGTCAACCCAATTGATCTAGGTTATCCTGGGGTTTTACCTGTTTTAAATGAAGAAGCAGTTAATTTTGCAATGAAAGCGGCAATGGCTCTTAATTGTGAAATTGCAACACATACAAAGTTTGATCGTAAAAATTACTTCTACCCAGACAATCCAAAAGCTTACCAAATCTCTCAATTTGATCAGCCAATTGGTGAAAATGGCTGGATCGAAATTGAAGTGCATGGAAAGAAAAAACGAATTGGAATTACTCGCCTGCATTTGGAAGAAGATGCTGGAAAATTAACACATGGTGATGATGGATATTCATTAATTGATTTTAACCGTCAAGGAGCGCCATTAATCGAGATTGTCTCCGAACCGGATATGCGTTCTCCAGAAGAAGCATATGCATATTTAGAAAAACTGAAAAATATTATCCATTATACAGGCGTTTCTGATGTAAAAATGGAGGAAGGCTCGCTACGTTGTGATGCTAACATTTCACTTCGTCCAATTGGGCAAAAGGAATTTGGCACAAAAACCGAATTGAAAAACTTAAACTCCTTTAGTTATGTACAAAAAGGGTTAGAATTTGAAGAAAAACGTCAAGAAAAAATCTTGCTTTCCGGTGGAGAGATCCTTCAAGAAACTCGCCGTTATGATGAGAGAACCAAAGAGACGTTATTAATGCGTGTGAAAGAAGGTTCGGATGATTATCGTTACTTCCCAGAACCTGATCTTGTTCCATTGTATATTGATGATGCTTGGAAAGAGCGAATTCGTCAAGAAATTCCTGAACTTCCAGACGCACGTAAACAACGATATATGGAAGAAATTGGGTTGCCGGAATACGATGCAACGGTCATTACGAATTCGAAACAAATGGCAGATTTTTTCGAGGAAGCAATTACTCATGATGTTGATATAAAACAAGTTTCCAACTGGTTAATGGGAGAATTATCTGCCTATATGAATAAACATTATAAAGAATTAGATGATTTAGCGATTACTCCAGAGGCATTAAGCAAAATGATTAAGCTCATTGATGATGGTACCATTTCATCAAAAATAGCGAAAAAAGTCTTTGCTGAGTTGGTTAAAAAAGGCGGCGATCCAGAGAAAATCGTTAAAGAAAAAGGTCTGGTTCAAATTTCTGATGAGGGTCAGTTAAAAGAGATTATTTCAAAAGTCCTTGATGAAAATGAACAGTCCATCATAGATTTTAAAAATGGTAAAAAGAAGGCTGTTGGTTTCTTAGTAGGTCAAGTAATGAAAGCGACCAAGGGGCAAGCAAACCCGCCAATGGTTAATAAAATCTTATTAGAAGAAATTAATAAGCGATAG
- the gatA gene encoding Asp-tRNA(Asn)/Glu-tRNA(Gln) amidotransferase subunit GatA, whose translation MSLFDHTIKELEEKLHNNEITVQDLVNASYERIQEVDDKVHAFLTLNNDKALAYAKELDESVDKTGALFGMPSGIKDNIVTKALRTTCASQILDNFHDPLYNATVIEKLHNEKAVTIGKLNMDEFAMGSSNENSSYEPTRNPWNIDYVPGGSSGGSAAAVASGEVLFALGSDTGGSIRQPAAFCGVVGLKPTYGRVSRFGLVAFASSLDQIGPITRTVEDNARVLEVIAGYDSMDATSANIEVPAYTKALTGDVKGLKIAVPKEYLGEGVAPEVKEAVLQALKVYESLGATWEEVSLPHSKYAVATYYLLSSSEASANLARFDGVRYGVRSKNADNMIDMFKKSRSEGFGDEVKRRIMLGTFALSSGYYDAYYKKAQKVRTLIKNDFDKILEDYDVVMGPTTPTPAFKVGEKVDDPLTMYANDLLTIPVNLAGVPGISIPCGFSTDGLPIGLQIIGKHFDEMTVYRAAHAYEQVTDHHKQRPQLGGANE comes from the coding sequence ATGTCATTATTTGATCACACAATAAAAGAATTAGAAGAAAAACTACATAATAATGAAATTACGGTACAAGACTTAGTAAACGCCTCTTATGAACGAATTCAAGAAGTCGATGATAAGGTCCATGCATTTTTAACATTAAACAATGATAAGGCTCTTGCTTACGCAAAAGAGCTGGACGAGTCAGTGGACAAAACCGGAGCTCTATTTGGAATGCCAAGTGGGATTAAAGATAATATTGTTACAAAAGCTTTACGCACTACTTGCGCCAGCCAAATTCTCGATAATTTTCATGATCCATTATATAACGCTACTGTTATCGAAAAATTGCATAATGAAAAGGCAGTTACGATTGGTAAACTGAACATGGATGAATTTGCTATGGGATCTTCAAATGAAAACTCCAGTTATGAACCAACCCGTAATCCCTGGAATATAGACTATGTACCGGGGGGATCGAGTGGTGGTTCAGCTGCAGCTGTAGCGTCAGGTGAAGTCCTATTTGCTTTAGGATCTGATACTGGTGGCTCGATCCGCCAGCCTGCTGCATTTTGCGGTGTTGTTGGTTTAAAGCCAACTTATGGACGGGTATCTCGTTTCGGTCTAGTTGCTTTTGCATCTTCATTGGATCAAATCGGTCCTATTACGCGAACCGTAGAGGACAATGCACGGGTATTAGAAGTTATTGCTGGATACGATTCCATGGATGCAACAAGTGCAAATATTGAGGTTCCGGCATACACAAAAGCTTTAACTGGAGATGTGAAAGGATTAAAAATTGCTGTACCTAAGGAATACCTTGGTGAAGGGGTAGCTCCTGAAGTGAAAGAGGCTGTCCTTCAGGCATTAAAAGTATATGAATCATTAGGTGCAACTTGGGAAGAAGTATCTTTACCGCATTCCAAATATGCTGTAGCAACGTATTATTTATTATCCTCATCTGAAGCATCAGCAAATCTGGCTCGTTTTGACGGGGTTCGCTATGGGGTTCGTTCAAAAAATGCAGATAATATGATTGATATGTTTAAAAAATCTCGCAGCGAAGGCTTTGGTGATGAAGTAAAACGCCGTATTATGTTAGGTACATTTGCACTTAGCTCTGGCTACTATGATGCTTATTACAAAAAAGCCCAAAAAGTACGTACTTTAATTAAAAATGATTTTGATAAGATTCTTGAGGATTATGATGTCGTGATGGGACCAACAACACCAACTCCAGCATTTAAAGTTGGTGAAAAAGTAGATGATCCATTAACGATGTACGCAAATGATCTTTTAACTATTCCAGTGAACTTGGCAGGAGTACCGGGTATTTCCATTCCTTGTGGCTTTTCAACGGATGGTTTACCAATTGGTCTGCAAATTATCGGTAAACATTTTGATGAAATGACGGTATACCGGGCAGCACATGCTTATGAACAAGTGACAGATCATCATAAACAACGCCCTCAGCTAGGAGGTGCCAACGAATGA
- the gatC gene encoding Asp-tRNA(Asn)/Glu-tRNA(Gln) amidotransferase subunit GatC yields the protein MDKISKDQVKHVAHLARLHVTEEETEMFTEHLSSIIAYAEQLNELDTTNVEPTTHVLDIKNVMRKDEPKQWITQEEALKNAPDHKDGHFRVPSILE from the coding sequence GTGGATAAAATTTCAAAAGATCAAGTAAAGCATGTAGCTCACTTAGCTCGTTTACATGTAACAGAAGAAGAAACTGAAATGTTTACGGAGCATTTAAGTTCCATTATTGCTTATGCAGAACAGCTGAATGAACTGGACACCACGAATGTTGAGCCGACAACACATGTGCTGGATATAAAAAATGTAATGCGTAAAGATGAGCCAAAGCAATGGATTACACAAGAAGAAGCACTGAAAAATGCTCCAGATCACAAAGATGGTCATTTTCGTGTCCCATCAATTTTGGAGTAG